One Setaria italica strain Yugu1 chromosome I, Setaria_italica_v2.0, whole genome shotgun sequence DNA window includes the following coding sequences:
- the LOC101786234 gene encoding uncharacterized protein LOC101786234, giving the protein MDLPVVDLAPFLGTAAGGGAAEVGEEVRALCATVSASLRDTGALLVKDPRCSAADNDRFLDVVERYFSRSAEAKRLQERPHLHYQVGVTPEGVEVPRSLVDKDMQEKIRSMPEEFQPTTPKGPDPKWRYMWRVGPRPANTRFKELNSEPVIPDGLPEWKETMDSWGSKMISAIEVVAEMAAIGFGLPKDAFTSLMKEGPHLLAPTGSDLQRHGSEGTVFAGFHYDLNFLTIHGRSRFPGLNIWLRNGKKMEVKVPVGCLLIQSGKQLEWLTGGECLAGMHEVVVTKRTLEAIALAKEQNRSLWRVSSTLFAHIASDAILKPLGHFAETPNADSYPPICAGDYVEQELSVINLKGKDGL; this is encoded by the exons atgGACCTCCCCGTGGTGGATCTCGCGCCGTTCCTCGggaccgccgccggcggcggggccgcggaggtgggggaggaggtGCGCGCCCTGTGCGCGACGGTGAGCGCCAGCCTGCGGGACACGGGGGCGCTGCTGGTGAAGGACCcgcgctgctccgccgccgACAACGACCGCTTCCTCGACGTCGTCGAGCGCTACTTCTCCCGATCCGCCGAGGCCAAGCGCCTCCAGGAACGGCCCCACCTCCACTACCAG GTTGGCGTGACACCAGAAGGGGTGGAGGTTCCTCGCAGCTTGGTCGACAAGGACATGCAGGAGAAGATCAGGAGTATGCCCGAGGAGTTTCAGCCAACCACCCCTAAAGGCCCAGACCCGAAATGGCGGTACATGTGGAGAGTTGGTCCTCGGCCCGCAAATACCCGCTTTAAG GAGCTGAACTCTGAACCTGTTATCCCTGATGGATTGCCTGAGTGGAAAGAGACCATGGATTCCTGGGGTTCCAAGATGATTTCTGCAATTGAG GTTGTTGCTGAGATGGCTGCAATTGGATTTGGCTTGCCAAAGGATGCATTTACTTctttgatgaaggag GGACCGCACCTTCTAGCCCCAACTGGAAGTGACCTGCAGCGTCATGGTTCTGAGGGCACTGTTTTCGCTGGGTTCCATTATGATCTTAATTTCTTGACTATACATGGCCGAAGTAGATTTCCAGGCCTGAACATCTGGTTAAGGAACGGTAAAAAGATGGAGGTGAAAGTCCCTGTTGGCTGCCTCCTCATTCAATCGGGGAAACAG CTGGAATGGCTTACTGGTGGTGAGTGTTTGGCTGGAATGCACGAGGTGGTGGTGACAAAGAGAACATTAGAGGCCATAGCATTAGCGAAGGAGCAAAATAGAAGCTTGTGGCGGGTTTCGTCAACA TTGTTCGCGCACATTGCTTCAGATGCAATTCTAAAGCCACTGGGTCACTTCGCTGAAACACCCAATGCTGATTCATATCCCCCAATATGTGCCGGGGATTATGTTGAACAGGAGCTTTCAGTGATTAACCTGAAAGGAAAGGATGGATTGTAG